The Silene latifolia isolate original U9 population chromosome Y, ASM4854445v1, whole genome shotgun sequence sequence TTGTAATCTTTGTAATGCAAAAACTACAACATTCTTAGAGTATTTTCTGCATTTGGAAATGGATTCAATCAAGGACATGACTACTAAGTTTGGAAAGTTGGAGAAAATCGAGGGTGTCGATTTCCGTCGTTGGTAAAAGAAGATGCACTTCCTTCTCACCGCTTTGAAGGTTGTGTATGTGTTGAGTACTCCTATGCCGGAGATTGTGGGGGATGAAACTCTTGCGGAAATTCAACGAAAGAGAAACAAGTGGGAGAATGATGACTACATATGTCGCGGTCACATCTTGAATGGTATGTCCGACTCTCTTTTTGACATTTATCAAAATGTTGAGTCCGCTAAAGAATTATGGGATCAACTTGAGTCTAAATATATGGATGAAGATGTTTCTAGTAAGAAGTTCCTTGATGGAAATTTCATGAATTATAAAATGGTTGATTCTAGACCGGTAATGGAACAATACAATGAATTGCTCCGGATTTTGGGACAATTTGCACAACATAAGATGGAGATGGATGAATCTATCTCGGTGTCTAATATAATAGACAAATTGCCTCCCTCTTGGAAGGATTTTAAACATATGcttaaacacaaaaataaagagtTGAGTCTTGTTCAACTTGGTAGCCACTTGCGCATAGAGGAATCTCTAAGGGCGCAAGATGGTGGTAAAGGAAAAGGTAAAGATTTTATGGGattgtgagatccctgaaaaaatctcctttttgaaaaaatataagtaaatagtagggagtcgccagtaggttttataaaaaaaacatacaaaaataaagttaacggaaaaggccccttttgatccctggaatggggactgattcgtcactccggtctgaaccaaagattgcggattcggggatAAAGGTACGAtaagggaaggtgttaggcacccggatcgcccgtcaaactgacggcctctactatttatttgtaatattatatatttgacgaaactaAGACAGAAAAAAGAAagttagtgtaacaccccctcataccaaggtaccttaccaaggactaccctagcatgaaagactgttaccatctcggtttcccgaggttagtatatcaaagttacaatttccaaacaacatttatcaaagtatataagttaaagattacattatctcagaccaactcaaaataaacgtacaaggtctcgatacaaatgaaatccaagacatctaaactcataacaacggaagctagacttgacgtggtgactccccatgactgtcccatagctaaatatctgcattacctgtcacaatctgctcaccatccccgaatggatcaccgcaggttttacaaaacaacaacacggggtcagtactactcaatcaagacaagacaacaacaatacaaccagctgatcatcgatctcacacagtaaccgactacacaccgaagtgtgtagccctgccagattacccatcgcaacaggtaatcctcgccgccgatgggtgaccgcacccatccccacctagtccagctcatcaacgagcgactaacaatccctgtcccttaatgtgcacatcccctcccgtggcgggttccacggagggcgaactagggtgtgaagccactcccgcaagtgactccaccacaatcacaatcacatgacatcacaaccatctcaatccgctcataccgacatcgtcacaacaatccccatactccgatgatcagcaaataacaacaattacaacaagcacaatctcaaGTCAATTGACAAgaacgagtagggaaaccctaccttagcaatcaacaaagTGGGAAAGGACTTGAACACTCgggaaaggctcctctacgaagtcttctcctataacataatcatatcacacaattacacattgcacaatccccataTTTCCCCAATTCCGTAAACACACAAagaaccccaacgaatacaaacaacatagaataacacttaccaacagtaggatgaggaaatgtacgtaaggactccgaaggtttcgcaatcaacaaagcaaaggggtgattaaggagtaattagggagagattagggttacgtaagaatgatgaagtagaaatgatattttaaaaactgacgcggatataaaataaatcttaaacgctccctaatcaaaccgtcgaaataacacttcgccaaaccggacactcggtcgagtaagtgtatactcggccgagtgtcccatactcggtcgagtgttaactttactcggccgagtgttcctcagcagaaccaaaacaatacacaacctcaaagactactcggccgagtaggttctactcggtcgagtagtcaccaaggaaaatccgtagtgttacaatcttccccccttaaaaagaacttcgtcccgaagttcacactctactataaaataaagcacaacactacgccacaaggctacaccaaccacatataacaacaccaaggaactatacaagtcaccacaaaaatcattatcccgagtcaaagcaaaacaacaaacaaaacgaaacacgaccgcaaagttccaacccaacctataaaacatggacacttaacaccaactccacaaactactcttccttccacaacatggctcacgatatcgtctcaactatagcataggctctcaatactgactccataacattacttccataacactcaatagcactcaatccacaaaagaagatcaatcatcaaaacggaatgttacattctatcatccttaaaacgaacttcgtcctcgaagtttactcaaacacataaacatcatcttccaactgtcaaaactattagactcataatcattatcattcaactgtcaacaacaccgttgaaatattctctcattgctaaacatcgaactacaacaagcacggtcatgacctttaataaaatcaacacaaatatccgtcctttatactacaccaacactctacttccaattatactaccatatgcacaaccatcaaaatctctttcatcgcatcctactcctcttaagataaatgttacgtcctcgtaactcactaatactagatccttcgttatacctctcattatcttcatcaccaccacatgtcaaagataaccacttataatcgaataagtcgccatgcatatatcttaggctctcttacttaaacaactctcatccttcaattcactcgtcacaccccctaacctatacctcaaaatccttaacttaacccaaaacttcaactcttccacattaccgcaacatgacatatatctttatataaactatataaaactcatatcaccaaaagcataattcacactccacacttgttacgtacactcacactagatcctcaagttcttttctttcattaccgcaaaactcatacataactgaACATGACACTAATCCCCAAtatcctgcactcactatctcgacaaaagattatgaaccacttgtcgctttcagatcattacaacacatattccacgaatcacttgccatgactatgactaccgatgcctcatcttaaaacaagataaaaattatcagaataacttctcacaactgtgtcccatcaacagaatatcactataccatgacaacaacgaaaacatatacaactctctttcacatcatactctaccctcattcccaaattgaaactggtaagaaacatcaacaaaacaaaacaacagtctttatgttcaaccaaaactcacaaggaacaaagaagaaaacaaaacaacaatctatgtttaactggtatgcacttacGAAAACTCGTATTATAgtcatctcacctactccaccacaaccggtgacaacATCGCAACATTGCCACCAACAAATGCACCacggtgcgaaaatacccgcatcacaacaaaAAGTACCGCgccatacacaatcccataaacactgactcaatataacatcttggacaacaaacttactcaaaactcGCTTTACAGGATCACAACACCATACataatacggaataaatagacaagaatctcatgcataccatccatacttttcATGGATTAAacctatatcatgaatacacatgcaagtataaccagtcttgtcagaccacccaaactatcactttttttttttgatcatcattccattaagttaccgtatccaacatatattacaaacattcatataacaactttatgactatcacaccataccgcatctcgtgaggtcacaacctcacacaaacatttacatactcctaagacccataatcacatccaaatagccaatcctgattacgtaagttaccacttgacaatgaatacctcttatccggacttaactcaggtgcccttcataacatatcttcttttacacacaattatcaccaccctattaacgtagccatatcatctgtacccaactactaacgaatacctcatatatccataccttaaaatccctcacaaccaaacattaataaccttcacaaaatcaacctcactagaacaactaacttccccaaaataacatcatcctccaccactagttacaatactatgacaccaacatttttcatgtgactactctcttactatcacttcttaatataacaatccttttcctccctttggttctcatcccaaacgacaaacatcaaatatatcaacaaaaatcacctcaacactatttccaatttcatccgtaatcgtatcgtcacccgactcaccaccaaaatctcatatcgtgcaaattcttcacccaacttttgctttctttaattcctcgaaactcatgattatcatgttgtcctggaacttctatataactgtaactcaaatcctcatgatagtatcatacatctctacgattccttacttttatatcacatatcctcagtgaacatgttcctagttttactcccctattcttttcttttaccctcgacaaactcccttaatgattcaactcttcattatttctgtCTAACTCttaagtgctccggttaccttcacattgctccaaactcaatccccattattttatgtcgatatcatctcactctttcttaccatgggtcttctctcattatactataactcccaattgtcactaatctatccataaaatcaacgtttaaagttcaaacaattgcatctccctttttacatcactaggaaaccaaaattcatctcataacgttagctgcccaaagaattactcactaggctcacatcctgaaaattccaaattcccaaacttggtcaccatctacaaatccacgtcgcgacataactctatctaagttcactatataaccctcttctccatccctctaaagcaacctttcattacatatatccttaagcaacacaatgctaaccgtctccctctataagtccttacacatcccgaaatgtcactattcgtatctctcatctcaatctttcattctcatgcttctttgcacttacatcacccttgcccatatacacttacttttatactactcaatacacgactatttcactcatcatatctcacaaaacatgctctttacctcgattagctcatcattctttttttttttcacaaccacattaacacatgtcttccttatccaacacttaTCTCTCATAACCCGGCATTCTCCCTGTCATaccttccggtaacttacgtatcaagaccgtctctcatataaaagaatgcgttaagactcaaaacatacatgtgtatataccctatgactcaaaacaatgaaaaacatagccaccggctcaaaacaaaagtaaaaacatagccaccgactcaaaacaaaagtaagaacatagccaccgactcaaagtggccgcccaacgaggtactcggtcgagtacataacatactaggtcaagtacaaggtactcggtcgagtaactatattactcggtcgagttttcgactccgagaagcaactcaattgccgcgaaggattactcggtcgagtattgggaatactcggccgagtagaccttactcggtcgagtataagactactcggccgagttcacgactccaggcgctaaacagtattatcacagaaagattactcggccgaatatggaatactcggtcgagtataaaagacactcggccgagtagggactactcggtcgagtataggcgcaTTCTcagaccgtccagttttcgtaaaacaatcatatctcactcgttacttggtcaatctgggcgtgtgacctatcgttagaatcgtaagaggacaagctatcacctcaacttggaatcacagcaatatcttttctagaactcgacttatgacagttttaagacaacccttccaaaatcggtttgtatacaaatcaaaaatttcttttcaaaacaactttaacatgcataaaacaaGCAATAACGACCCAatgcttctaaaaaccagtacatagttgaacatttatcatattcacattaaaattaaacaccacatttacatatacagacgcatgaccttaatcacatgcttctaccaacaatcaagcattaaaatcatcatattcatatgcacatgtaccactaccatactttatgctcaacattgtattaaacaggtaacatgatcacattcttcatgctcaatatcaaccagatacaatttcacaattcacttttcatcttttaccatgttccaacacttaacatgccaacatattccatgctcaaagtttcaacatcaacaaatcgtcgatacatctttcaactaCTACCATATTCCACTTCTTTCCTCATttaatccaaccatgcacaagattcaaactacagatatcaaacacacatgactcaaacatacaacagtttcccccatgtgaccggcttgagatcgtaagggccttagtgcgactccgggacgtctcccaagtctttgcggtagctccaaacaactctcccgggttcattttatttagactccctaagttcattgagttcattagttttaggtgccggaatcgtcggctccgataccactttgtaacaccccctcataccaaggtaccttaccaaggactaccctagcatgaaagatcattaccatctcggtttcccgaggttagtatatcaaagttacaatttccaaacaacatttatcaaagtatataagttaaagattacattatctcagaccaactcaaaataaacgtacaaggtctcgatacaaatgaaatccaagacatctaaactcataacaacggaagctagacttgacgtggtgactccccatgactgtcccatagctaaataTCTCAGCATTACTGTCacacctgctcaccatccccgaatggatcaccgcagttttacaaaacaacaacacggggtcgattaCTCAATCAAgacaagacaacaacaatacaaccagctgatcatcgatctcacacaagaatcgactacacaccgaagtgtgtagccccgccagattacccatcgcaacagtaatcctcgccgccgagggtgaccgcacccatccccacctagtccagctcatcaacgagcgactaacaatccccgtcccttaatgtgcacatcccctcccgtggcgggttccacggagggcgaactagggtgtgaagccactcccgcaagtgactccaccacaatcacaatcacatgacatcacaaccatctcaatccgctcataccgacatcgtcacaacaatccccatactccgatgatcagcaaataacaacaattacaacaagcacaatctcaaGTCAAttgacagtaaactgagtagggaaaccctaccttagcaatcaacaaagGGGAAAGGACTTGAACactcaaaaaggctcctctacgaagtcttctcctataacataatcatatcacacaattacacattgcacaatccccatatttcccaattccgtaaacacacaagaaccccaacgaatacaaacaacatagaataacacttaccaacagtaggatgaggaaatgtacgtaaggactccgaaggtttcacaatcaacaaagcaaaggggtgattaaggagtaattagggagagattagggttacgtaagaatgatgaagtagaaatgatattttaaaaactgacgcggatataaaataaatcttaaacgctccctaatcaaaccgtcgaaataacacttcgccaaaccggacactcggtcgagtaagtgta is a genomic window containing:
- the LOC141631837 gene encoding uncharacterized protein LOC141631837, whose protein sequence is MHFLLTALKVVYVLSTPMPEIVGDETLAEIQRKRNKWENDDYICRGHILNGMSDSLFDIYQNVESAKELWDQLESKYMDEDVSSKKFLDGNFMNYKMVDSRPVMEQYNELLRILGQFAQHKMEMDESISVSNIIDKLPPSWKDFKHMLKHKNKELSLVQLGSHLRIEESLRAQDGGKGKGKDFMGL